A single region of the Chelonia mydas isolate rCheMyd1 chromosome 4, rCheMyd1.pri.v2, whole genome shotgun sequence genome encodes:
- the SMIM18 gene encoding small integral membrane protein 18, which yields MATFNTSYWNETTSLYQYLGFQVQKIYPFHDNWNTACFIILVLFIFTVVSLVALAFLYELLDCCCCVKNKTMKDLANESNPVRAMMDSFRKRETEVV from the coding sequence ATGGCAACCTTCAACACCAGTTACTGGAACGAGACTACGTCCCTTTACCAATACCTTGGTTTTCAAGTGCAAAAGATTTACCCTTTCCATGATAACTGGAACACTGCCTGCTTTATTATTCTGGTTTTATTTAtctttactgtagtttctctGGTGGCGTTGGCTTTCCTTTACGAGTTGCTTGACTGTTGCTGCTGtgtgaaaaataaaaccatgaaAGACCTAGCGAATGAATCCAACCCAGTTAGAGCCATGATGGACAGCtttagaaagagagaaacagaagtgGTGTAG